The DNA region AATGAAACAGCAGAAACAGATCTTTACTCAATCGATATTGAAGTTTCCATGGAAAACATTCGGTTAGCTGATTCAACCAATATTTATATAAGTGACAATTCCAGAAGCAGTATCAGCAGAAGCTTAAATCTTCAGAATCATGGAAACTGGAGCGCTCGTTCTGAATCTGAGTACGTGGAACCTCTATATGAAACATTCTTTTGTCCGTTGACAAAGAAGATTATGGAGGATCCTGTCACAATAGAAAGTGGAGTAACATATGAGAGGGAAGCCATTTCAGAATGGATCAACAAGTTTGATAACCGCGAAGAAATATCCTGTCCAAAGTCAGGCCAGAAGCTAAAGAGTACAAATCTGAGCACTAATGTGGCGTTGAAAGCAACGATAGACGAATGGAAAGAAAGAAATGAAGCAGCAAGAATCAAGGCTGCAAGAGCAGCTTTGTCTTCAGCCAGTAGCACACAGGATATAATACTCAAAGCAATCGAAAATTTGCAAATCATCTGCCTCAGAAAGCCATACAATAAGGTACAAGTTCGTAGCATTGGTATAATACCACTGCTTGGAAATTTACTGGACAACAGAAGCAGAAGCATAAGATGTGCAACACTGGAATTGTTGCGACATTTGGCTGAAGATGATGATGAGGTATAGGCCTTTTTTTTCTATCCTTGAAAAGTTTTAAGTTTTAGTAGGCACACAACTACTACTAACATTTCACATTTTATTTGTTTACTCAACATTTGCTTTTAACACTacttttcatgtatatatacaacAAGAATTACAGAATTAGAGTATCCTGTAGACATGTACTGAGTTGAGATACTTCACAAATGCAGGAATTAATTGCCCAAATTATCGATATTTCTACAGTCACAAGGATGCTGACGAGTAATCACAGACCTATTAGGCATGCATCACTACGCCTTTTGCTTGAGGTTTCGAAATCCCAGTTTCTGTGTGATAATATTGGGAAAGTTCCTGGAGCCATCCTCATGCTGATAACAGCCAAATATAGGCATTCCGGTGATGCATTTGTCGCAGATAAAGCTGACGAAGTCTTGAAAAGCTTGGAGAAATATCCGTGCAACATCAAACACATGGCTGAAAATGGATATCTAGAGCCACTTTTAAATCATCTTCTTGAAGGTAACCACATATTCTTTTCTTTTAAGGGTCAATCACTAAGTATACTAGAATAGAGACGACATGAACTAAAGACAGGTATCAAAAAGTAGAGACCAAATTGAGTTTTTTGGTGTCAATTCTGAATTCAAGGAACTGACTGTTACTTCTACTACCAAAAACTTGATATAGGCAGTGAAGAGATGAAAATGGAGATGGCACGATACCTCGGGGAAATAGTGCTTGGACTTGACAGCATAACCTACGTTGCTGAGAAAGCTTCTCCCTCTTTGATCAAAATGGTAGAGAGTGGAAATTCCTTGAGAAGGAATGCAGCATTTAGAGCTCTACAACAAATCTCCTCTCACCATTCAAATGCTAACACACTTGTGGAAGCTGGCCTTGTCCAAATCATGGTTGAAGAGATTTTCACTCAAGCAATTCACGATGAGCAAATCAACTCGAAGAAAGAAGCAGCTGGTATACTTGCAAATGTGCTCGAGTCTGGATTAGAGCTAGAGAACCTTCAAGTTAATGGGCGTGGCCACACATTGGCTTCGGACTACATGATATTCAACTTCATTCAGAGGATCAAAAACTCGACTCCTGAAGAAATGAATTTCCACCTTGTCAGAATCCTAATATGCTTGATGAAGTATCCCAAAGCATCATCTACCATTATTTCTGTGATCAAAGAGACAGATGCGAGCTACAATCTAATCGAGCTCATAAATAATCCCAATGAAGAACTTAGCATTGTAGCGCTGAAGCTTCTTATCGCTCTCTCTCCTTTCATGGGGCATACAATTTCAGACAGATTATGCAAAACCAAAGGACAACCCGAGAGCCTAATTCATGCTCCAGTTGAAAATCCTCGAATCACAGAAAAACAAGCAGTCTCTGCCACTCTTTTAGCAAAGCTTCCCCACCAAAACATGACACTCAACCTAGCATTGGTCAATAAAAACACAATTCCTACAATCATAGAACAAATCAACAAAATCCATGTAAGCGGGACAAAAACAAGCAGGTACACAAGTGCATATTTTGATGGTCTTCTAGGAATTCTCGTCAGATTCACAACAACGCTGTACGatcatcaaattttgcacatagtaAGAACGTTCAACTTCACGTACATATTCACAGAGTTACTCGTGAAAACATCAAGCGATGAGGTCCAGAAGTTATCCGCGATTGGGCTAGGGAACTTATCAAAGCAATCAGTCAATTTATCAAAACCACCACCAATCAAGAACAACAAGTCCATTAAATCTTTTCTGCTAAGAAGATGTATGTCTCTTCATTCTAAGTCTGAGAAAGTACCTTTATGCTCAGTTCACCGCGGCGTTTGTTCTGCTGAAGACAGTTTCTGTTTAATTGATGCTAAGGCAATTGAAAGGCTACTATCTTGCTTGCATCATGAGAATGTTGAAGTAGTTGAAGCAGCATTATCAGCTATATCGACGTTACTAGACGATAAAGTTGATATGGACAAGAGTGTTAACTTACTGATTGAGATGCAAACCGTTCAGCATGTGCTGAATGTGGTGAAGGAGCATAGAGAAGATGTTTTGTGGCACAAATCATTTTGGTTGATTGAGAAGTTTCTTTCAAAAGGTGGGGACAAATCTGCTTCAGATATATCACAGGACAGGTTGTTTCCTGCTACTGTTATCAGTGCATTTCAACATGGAGATGTTTGTACTAGACAAATGGCTGAGAAAATCTTGATGCATTTGAACAAAATGCCATATTTTGCCAATACTGCCAGTTTTACCACATAAAATCTGTAGtaccatttttgtaaaaaaaatgttTCACATCACTTTTTGTTCAGAATTTGTTACTCCATTTGTCCCAATTTATTTAGCACCGTTCGATTTCGAGATTCAAACATATTAGTTTTGACCGTTTCGGACGCGAAATCTTTAAGTTTTTGAAATACAATTTAGATATTTGGATATAAGTCACAATGATTAACAATTCAGAATATTTAAAAAACATATGAAAGAATTGGTCAAAGAAAAACTGACTCTCAAAATCCGAATGTGTGCCACACAAATTGAGACTGGGGAAGTATAATTATAGAAATGGTGAACTGTTATACCATGTTTGTGTCAAGtggttttctttatatttctaTGTGTAGCAATTACTTAAAAATATTGCCCCATTATTAATGGTGAAAATCTTGAATCTTGATCATTATGAAAATATATAATTGGGTAACTGGTATTTACATTTCTGATTTCACAATAGTCTGTGGGTATACTCTTTTTACGTAAATAAGTTCGGTAAAAGCAGCTGTTATTTGACAAAGAACGAACTTGGTCAATATCGTATGACAATTAATGGTTCCATACTTAATGGAAAAAGAAACCAAACTTACAATGTCAACTTAAAAAACATACAATAGTTTAAATTCTATTCATGGACggtgtaaaaaaaatatttacacaatcatGTCAATTATTCGATAAATATCTTGATAATCATTAGTTGATAATCTGGTAAAATTTAATGAGCGTCCAATATACAAACCAAAAATTCTTACACTGtggatatacaacaacaacaacaacccagtgaaatctcactagtggggtctggagagtgtagtgtgtacgcagaccttacccctacccccgAAGAGGTAGAAAgtttgtttccgaaagaccctcggctcaagagaacaaaaagacaaaaggagacagTATCAGTATCACCAcagaaatcataggaaaaataggaacatgaaatctagaagaaagatgcaaagcaaaaacgatagctagtaaataggttcGGCACTGAGACGCAAAATAGTAAAACATGTCATTGCCACTAGCTAGCTTAGACAAAACCCTACCAGGGTAGTCTTACAacggtacgaagtaaggcaagacttaactatctcctaacctacaaccctaatactcgacctccacatcttcctatcaagtgccatgtcctcggaaatctgaagcatCGCCATGTCCTggctgatcacctctccccaatacttcttcggccGCCCTCTATCTCTTCTCGTGCCCTTTACAActagccgctcacacctccttaccggggcaTCTGGGCTCCTCCTCTGTACATGCCGAAACCATcggagcctcgcttcccgcagcttgtcatcaatgggagtcacacgcaccttctcccgaatatcatcattcctgat from Nicotiana tabacum cultivar K326 chromosome 24, ASM71507v2, whole genome shotgun sequence includes:
- the LOC107784817 gene encoding putative U-box domain-containing protein 42 — its product is MAISGSTDSDFIQINGERDRVGLLAESLLVNISEFTKSVVSIDIEKENFIEIGSYLYRASAVIMELQIGANATSNVIDKLQSMLESVHLANQLIKKCQNYRQKNQLIEPTFVIEQLQVVNRHIAEGLSLIPSSIYGEQECAEIAAKSLSKDMNGAAFVARKILVSDQNELEVHMLTSREFLTNETAETDLYSIDIEVSMENIRLADSTNIYISDNSRSSISRSLNLQNHGNWSARSESEYVEPLYETFFCPLTKKIMEDPVTIESGVTYEREAISEWINKFDNREEISCPKSGQKLKSTNLSTNVALKATIDEWKERNEAARIKAARAALSSASSTQDIILKAIENLQIICLRKPYNKVQVRSIGIIPLLGNLLDNRSRSIRCATLELLRHLAEDDDEELIAQIIDISTVTRMLTSNHRPIRHASLRLLLEVSKSQFLCDNIGKVPGAILMLITAKYRHSGDAFVADKADEVLKSLEKYPCNIKHMAENGYLEPLLNHLLEGSEEMKMEMARYLGEIVLGLDSITYVAEKASPSLIKMVESGNSLRRNAAFRALQQISSHHSNANTLVEAGLVQIMVEEIFTQAIHDEQINSKKEAAGILANVLESGLELENLQVNGRGHTLASDYMIFNFIQRIKNSTPEEMNFHLVRILICLMKYPKASSTIISVIKETDASYNLIELINNPNEELSIVALKLLIALSPFMGHTISDRLCKTKGQPESLIHAPVENPRITEKQAVSATLLAKLPHQNMTLNLALVNKNTIPTIIEQINKIHVSGTKTSRYTSAYFDGLLGILVRFTTTLYDHQILHIVRTFNFTYIFTELLVKTSSDEVQKLSAIGLGNLSKQSVNLSKPPPIKNNKSIKSFLLRRCMSLHSKSEKVPLCSVHRGVCSAEDSFCLIDAKAIERLLSCLHHENVEVVEAALSAISTLLDDKVDMDKSVNLLIEMQTVQHVLNVVKEHREDVLWHKSFWLIEKFLSKGGDKSASDISQDRLFPATVISAFQHGDVCTRQMAEKILMHLNKMPYFANTASFTT